From a single Pseudorasbora parva isolate DD20220531a chromosome 17, ASM2467924v1, whole genome shotgun sequence genomic region:
- the fignl1 gene encoding fidgetin-like protein 1, producing MSRAHLDEWQRRSFDILSGSCTPEQTADAYRAHILSIQYAWASAEISPAGAASLLRTYSERYAAVLDSDDPHTGLNNYADSALHLARNQKNHSDKWESSLTVENVFNLPCVQRMMQAGSEEGALSVDPADVNITVGGDVGGGGERGIALSGPPGSKREPLAPWPSALPPRDEMGRGISNPISSSAEWVKGLEGAPPRLTLVQNASMGSPMFGHNHFNSTGSASVSQSSVGCTSAFNVQNQPVFFSSTNPSKRKNFYSSGSESNRSSFPSHSEQEPRGRGRRGEEGVSANFRTAREQFFVDQQKKHSHQGQRGSAANFATINKKCLGANRSRGASSKFVSPMPRQEEENYSKDNKPQDAQPVDERLKNFEPKIIELIMSEIMDHGPPVAWDDIAGLEFAKATIKEIVVWPMLRPDIFTGLRGPPKGILLFGPPGTGKTLIGKCIACQSGATFFSISASSLTSKWVGEGEKMVRALFAIARCHQPAVIFIDEIDSLLSQRTDGEHDSSRRIKTEFLVQLDGAATSAEDRILVVGATNRPQEIDEAARRRLAKRLYIPLPEAEARRQIVTNLMYREKSQLGADEMENVVQGTEGFSGADMTQLCREAALGPIRSICLSDIATITAEQVRPILYSDFQDALKTVRPSVSSKDLELYEEWNKTFGCGR from the coding sequence ATGAGCAGAGCACACCTGGACGAGTGGCAGAGGAGGTCCTTTGACATTTTGTCTGGCTCTTGTACACCTGAACAGACGGCCGATGCTTATCGGGCACATATCCTGTCCATTCAGTATGCATGGGCGAGTGCTGAGATCTCTCCGGCTGGAGCTGCCAGCCTGCTTAGGACTTACTCAGAGCGGTACGCCGCAGTCCTGGACTCAGACGACCCACACACTGGGCTAAACAACTATGCAGACAGTGCCCTGCACTTGGCCCGTAATCAAAAGAATCACAGCGACAAATGGGAGTCATCCCTAACGGTTGAGAATGTGTTCAATCTGCCGTGCGTGCAAAGGATGATGCAGGCTGGGTCCGAAGAAGGCGCTCTCTCGGTAGATCCGGCAGATGTTAACATCACTGTTGGTGGTGATGTTGGTGGAGGTGGGGAGAGAGGCATTGCTCTCTCTGGTCCTCCTGGATCGAAACGAGAGCCTCTGGCTCCCTGGCCCTCTGCGCTTCCACCCAGAGATGAGATGGGAAGGGGAATCAGTAACCCAATTAGCAGTTCTGCGGAGTGGGTCAAAGGACTTGAAGGAGCACCTCCACGTTTGACCCTGGTACAAAATGCTTCAATGGGATCGCCCATGTTTGGCCATAACCATTTCAATTCCACAGGCAGTGCTAGTGTTTCTCAGTCTAGTGTGGGTTGCACAAGTGCCTTCAATGTGCAAAATCAGCCAGTGTTCTTTTCCTCCACAAACCCTTCCAAGAGGAAGAACTTCTACAGCTCAGGAAGTGAAAGCAACAGAAGTTCATTCCCATCACATAGCGAGCAGGAACCGCGAGGGAGGGGACGGAGAGGAGAAGAGGGTGTCAGCGCTAACTTTAGAACAGCACGAGAGCAGTTCTTCGTTGACCAGCAGAAAAAACATTCCCATCAGGGCCAGCGAGGCTCTGCGGCCAACTTTGCTACAATCAACAAGAAATGCCTTGGGGCAAATCGGTCTCGTGGGGCATCTTCCAAATTCGTCTCTCCCATGCCAAGGCAAGAGGAAGAGAATTACTCAAAGGACAACAAACCACAAGACGCGCAACCTGTTGATGAGCGTTTAAAAAACTTTGAGCCCAAGATCATTGAACTTATCATGAGTGAGATCATGGACCACGGCCCCCCGGTAGCTTGGGATGATATTGCCGGCCTTGAGTTTGCTAAAGCCACAATCAAAGAGATTGTAGTGTGGCCAATGTTGAGGCCTGATATCTTCACTGGTCTAAGAGGTCCACCTAAAGGTATCCTTCTATTTGGTCCTCCAGGCACCGGTAAAACTCTCATAGGGAAGTGTATAGCGTGTCAATCTGGGGCCACTTTCTTCAGCATCAGTGCCTCGTCGCTTACTTCAAAATGGGTCGGGGAGGGTGAGAAGATGGTACGGGCGCTCTTTGCCATTGCTCGGTGCCACCAACCTGCAGTCATCTTCATCGATGAGATCGATTCCCTTCTTTCTCAGCGCACAGACGGCGAGCATGACTCGTCCCGTCGAATTAAAACTGAGTTTCTTGTCCAGTTGGATGGAGCTGCCACCTCAGCAGAAGATCGCATCCTTGTGGTTGGTGCCACCAACCGGCCGCAAGAGATTGACGAAGCAGCCCGTCGACGCCTGGCCAAGCGACTCTACATCCCTCTCCCAGAGGCTGAGGCTCGACGGCAGATAGTGACCAACCTCATGTACCGTGAGAAAAGTCAGCTAGGAGCAGATGAGATGGAGAATGTGGTGCAGGGAACAGAGGGGTTTTCGGGGGCGGATATGACGCAGCTATGTCGCGAAGCAGCCCTCGGCCCCATCCGAAGCATTTGCCTTAGTGACATTGCTACCATCACGGCAGAACAGGTTCGGCCGATACTCTACAGTGACTTCCAGGATGCTCTGAAAACAGTGCGGCCCAGTGTCTCTTCTAAAGATCTGGAGCTATATGAAGAGTGGAACAAGACTTTTGGCTGTGGTCGCTGA